The proteins below are encoded in one region of Methylophilales bacterium:
- a CDS encoding efflux RND transporter periplasmic adaptor subunit: MKNIIFLIFLSFFLLSCDEDKPAKDAPIPKIAWMEVSVTGVEQSRKLSGQLNPREGASLSFNNGGYVTDVKVDLGSKVKKGQVLARLSQRDPKSIYLSSQADFVNKESYYNRMKVARESKAVSQQDVADAKTELEIAASNLAISKKGLEDTVLRAPYDGTITFRDVDPAQQVFTGETLFKIDGGQGLEVSVYVPETLIKKLVQDRIYTVTFPAARNLIMEAALKEIGTQATRANSFPVVLYLTQQSPELRAGMTAEVSFVYFQDVEESILIPNSALGVGNEQSSFVYVYDKNTSRLKKVNVKPLNITNNDVYVQGNIKSGDIIAVAGIPYLRNNQEVVLQEQDIEIFNFN, translated from the coding sequence ATGAAAAACATAATTTTTTTGATATTTTTAAGCTTTTTTCTTTTATCTTGTGATGAAGATAAGCCAGCCAAGGATGCTCCAATTCCGAAGATTGCTTGGATGGAGGTAAGTGTAACTGGTGTAGAGCAATCAAGAAAGTTATCTGGGCAACTTAACCCTAGAGAAGGAGCCTCTTTAAGTTTTAATAACGGTGGCTATGTTACGGATGTAAAGGTTGACTTAGGCAGTAAAGTAAAAAAGGGTCAAGTTCTAGCAAGGTTAAGTCAAAGGGATCCCAAGAGTATCTACCTTTCCTCTCAAGCTGATTTTGTTAATAAAGAATCATATTACAACCGCATGAAAGTTGCACGTGAAAGCAAGGCAGTTTCACAACAGGATGTGGCAGACGCTAAAACAGAATTAGAGATTGCTGCCTCTAATTTAGCAATAAGCAAGAAGGGTCTTGAAGATACTGTCCTTAGAGCTCCTTATGATGGCACAATTACATTTAGAGATGTCGACCCAGCGCAACAAGTTTTTACTGGAGAGACACTCTTTAAAATTGATGGCGGACAAGGCCTTGAGGTTTCTGTATATGTTCCAGAGACATTAATAAAGAAATTAGTTCAAGATAGGATATATACAGTCACTTTTCCCGCAGCCAGAAATCTTATAATGGAAGCAGCTTTAAAAGAAATTGGAACCCAAGCCACTAGAGCAAATTCATTCCCCGTTGTTTTATATCTCACTCAACAGTCACCGGAATTAAGAGCAGGAATGACAGCAGAGGTTTCATTTGTTTATTTTCAAGACGTTGAAGAAAGTATTTTGATACCAAATTCTGCTTTGGGTGTTGGTAACGAACAATCAAGCTTTGTTTATGTTTACGATAAAAATACAAGCAGACTTAAAAAAGTTAATGTAAAGCCGCTTAACATTACAAACAATGATGTTTATGTGCAAGGCAACATAAAGTCTGGTGATATTATCGCAGTCGCAGGTATTCCATATCTTAGAAACAATCAAGAGGTTGTTCTTCAAGAACAAGATATAGAAATATTTAACTTTAACTAA